A region of Asticcacaulis excentricus DNA encodes the following proteins:
- a CDS encoding glycosyltransferase family 2 protein, producing MSPRFSLIVLSYQSGAYLERCIEALLAQTTDDIEILLADNASTDGAPEAVVAKFPQVRLIQNGGNLGFAAGNNAAVRFAKGEWLGFINPDVFVHAHWLSEMAQAIQDYPHTHIFTSLQLDPQDQGVLDGAGDGMSFFGFPFRMGYRAARPAHIPVSEVFSPCGAAFLIKRSLFEALGGFYERFFMYCEDADLGYRARLRRERTLLIPQARVDHIGSATLGARSDFALFHGYRNRLWLFVKNTPAPVLWLMLVPHLLFSLSGALKDVLKGRGPVVGRALREAIGGLGAVMRDRHQLQSTRLLRSTDLLSQFSWDLRLILRRGLDLRSPK from the coding sequence ATGTCGCCTAGGTTTTCGCTCATCGTCCTGTCCTATCAGAGCGGTGCCTATCTTGAGCGCTGTATAGAGGCGCTACTTGCTCAGACTACGGATGATATTGAAATCCTGCTGGCCGACAATGCCTCAACCGATGGCGCGCCGGAGGCCGTGGTGGCGAAATTTCCGCAGGTGCGCCTGATCCAGAATGGCGGCAATCTGGGTTTCGCCGCCGGTAACAATGCCGCCGTGCGCTTTGCCAAGGGCGAATGGCTGGGCTTTATCAATCCGGATGTGTTTGTACACGCCCACTGGCTCAGTGAAATGGCGCAGGCTATTCAGGATTATCCGCACACGCACATTTTCACCTCCCTGCAACTGGACCCGCAGGATCAGGGCGTACTGGACGGGGCCGGCGACGGCATGAGCTTCTTTGGCTTTCCCTTCCGCATGGGCTATCGCGCCGCGCGCCCCGCGCACATTCCGGTCAGTGAGGTGTTCTCGCCCTGCGGTGCCGCCTTCCTCATCAAACGCTCACTGTTTGAGGCGCTGGGCGGCTTTTACGAGCGCTTTTTCATGTATTGCGAAGACGCCGATCTGGGCTATCGCGCGCGGCTGCGGCGAGAGCGCACGCTGCTGATCCCGCAGGCGCGCGTCGATCATATCGGCTCGGCCACGCTGGGCGCGCGCTCGGACTTCGCCCTGTTCCACGGCTATCGCAACCGGCTGTGGCTGTTCGTCAAGAACACGCCCGCGCCCGTCCTGTGGCTGATGCTGGTGCCGCACCTCTTGTTTAGCTTGTCAGGGGCGCTGAAGGATGTATTGAAGGGACGCGGCCCGGTCGTCGGTCGCGCCCTGAGGGAAGCCATTGGCGGCTTGGGCGCGGTGATGCGGGACCGCCACCAATTACAAAGTACCCGTCTTTTGCGTTCAACCGATTTATTATCTCAATTTAGCTGGGACCTGCGCCTGATCCTGCGGCGCGGCCTGGACCTACGGAGCCCGAAATGA
- the queG gene encoding tRNA epoxyqueuosine(34) reductase QueG: protein MDAPPDNPAAHRETGFKADITARAKALGFSSVGFTNLPQAWDAAQRLKAFIAAGFHGEMTWMEETLERRLHPQNMWNGAKSAIVLGFNYGPDSDPLLGLSERDLANISVYARGDDYHDVIKKKLKQLASDIVAAYGCELKVFVDTAPLMEKPLAQLAGLGWQGKHTNLVSREFGSWLFLGSILTDMELPQSLTERDHCGSCRACLDACPTDAFVGPYQLDARECLSYLTIEFRGHWPDRFRAAMGNRVYGCDDCLAACPWNKFAVEASEAKLKAREGFNALSLVELAQLDDAAFRTLFSKSPIKRIGLATFLRNVHYALGNSFDDLVDPDKVAVLTRNLNHDSPVVRGSAVWALSRGLSAEDFRALRAQHLPQEDDPDVWSEWSRHVA from the coding sequence ATGGACGCGCCACCCGACAACCCCGCCGCGCACAGGGAGACGGGGTTTAAGGCAGACATCACGGCGCGCGCAAAGGCGCTCGGCTTTTCCAGCGTCGGCTTTACCAACCTGCCGCAGGCCTGGGACGCGGCGCAGCGCCTGAAGGCCTTTATCGCCGCCGGCTTTCACGGCGAAATGACGTGGATGGAAGAGACGCTGGAGCGGCGTCTGCACCCGCAAAACATGTGGAACGGCGCCAAAAGCGCCATCGTGCTGGGCTTCAACTACGGCCCCGACAGCGACCCGCTTCTGGGGCTTTCCGAGCGCGATCTGGCCAATATCAGCGTCTATGCGCGCGGCGACGACTATCACGACGTCATCAAGAAAAAGCTCAAGCAACTGGCCAGCGACATCGTGGCCGCCTATGGCTGCGAGCTGAAGGTGTTTGTCGATACCGCGCCTTTGATGGAAAAGCCGCTGGCGCAACTGGCCGGGCTTGGCTGGCAGGGCAAGCACACCAACCTCGTCTCGCGCGAATTTGGCTCCTGGCTGTTTCTGGGCAGTATTCTGACCGATATGGAGCTGCCGCAGAGCCTGACCGAACGCGACCATTGCGGTTCGTGCCGGGCCTGCCTCGACGCCTGCCCCACCGACGCCTTTGTTGGGCCTTATCAGTTGGATGCCCGCGAATGTCTGTCCTATCTGACCATCGAATTTCGCGGCCACTGGCCCGACCGCTTCCGCGCCGCCATGGGCAACCGTGTCTATGGCTGCGATGACTGTCTGGCCGCCTGTCCGTGGAACAAGTTCGCGGTGGAGGCCTCCGAAGCCAAGCTGAAAGCGCGCGAAGGGTTCAACGCCCTGTCTTTGGTCGAACTGGCGCAACTGGATGACGCGGCGTTCCGCACCCTGTTCAGCAAGTCGCCGATCAAGCGCATCGGTCTGGCCACCTTCCTGCGCAATGTGCACTATGCGCTGGGCAACAGCTTTGATGATCTGGTGGACCCGGACAAGGTCGCGGTTTTAACGCGCAACCTCAACCACGACAGCCCGGTGGTGCGCGGTTCCGCCGTCTGGGCTTTGTCGCGCGGCCTGAGCGCCGAAGACTTCCGGGCCCTGCGCGCGCAGCACCTGCCGCAGGAGGACGATCCCGACGTGTGGAGCGAATGGAGCCGCCATGTCGCCTAG
- a CDS encoding glutathione S-transferase family protein gives MNTPLRTLYHFAFDPHSRLVRLALGEKKLAFEEAPVKYWEPTDEFLRLNVSGLLPVLVESYDHGRNVTLCENRAILEHLDETASEVRLWPTDPQERGEARRLVGWFERKFDYEVNALLLHEKMEKRLMGMGAPNLSALRAGRDALRDHLLYFESLLEARNWLSGRHMSYADFALASHLSVIDYVDEMNWDRYKHLKTWYMVVKSRPAFRPLLADTLPGVAPSAHYRELDF, from the coding sequence ATGAACACACCCCTGCGCACCCTTTATCATTTCGCCTTCGACCCGCATTCGCGGCTGGTCCGGCTGGCGCTTGGCGAAAAGAAGCTGGCCTTTGAGGAGGCCCCGGTCAAATACTGGGAGCCGACGGATGAGTTTCTGCGCCTGAACGTGTCGGGCCTGCTGCCCGTGCTGGTCGAAAGCTACGACCACGGGCGCAACGTCACCCTGTGTGAGAACCGCGCCATCCTCGAACACCTCGATGAGACTGCGTCCGAGGTGCGGCTGTGGCCCACCGACCCGCAGGAGCGCGGTGAGGCAAGGCGTCTGGTCGGCTGGTTCGAGCGCAAGTTTGATTACGAGGTCAACGCGCTTCTGCTGCACGAAAAGATGGAAAAGCGCCTGATGGGCATGGGGGCCCCGAATCTGTCAGCCCTGCGCGCCGGGCGCGACGCGCTGCGCGACCACCTGCTCTATTTCGAAAGCCTGCTTGAGGCGCGCAACTGGCTGTCCGGGCGGCACATGTCCTATGCCGATTTCGCGCTGGCCTCGCACCTCAGCGTCATTGATTACGTCGATGAGATGAACTGGGACCGCTATAAGCACCTGAAAACCTGGTACATGGTGGTCAAGTCGCGCCCGGCCTTCCGGCCGCTTTTGGCCGACACCCTGCCGGGCGTGGCCCCGTCGGCGCACTACCGCGAACTGGATTTTTGA